A region from the Linepithema humile isolate Giens D197 chromosome 1, Lhum_UNIL_v1.0, whole genome shotgun sequence genome encodes:
- the MED27 gene encoding mediator of RNA polymerase II transcription subunit 27: MEQLQTALTAIKVLRSNVGQVFESLGNGLRAEHGEENKESKYLFELQELLTTVNLNLRDVEQVISSLNPPPGPFNLASTTYLSQETTQERQALYSTLVNSYKWADKVHEYSNVAQALLSQNSLKRSYIHSSSRAKRGRYPTSNHNVPQTQVDAMIATLDRLFPDMSVSAVRPFTSNAVLHVTVGQVVKGVVAFKGLMIERVIVKGYGETMDLWTESRYKVFRKVTENAHAAMLHFYSPTLPELAVRSFMTWFHSLYNLFCGPCKRCGLHLHSALPPTWRDFRTLDPYHQECKP, translated from the exons ATGGAGCAATTACAGACAGCACTGACAGCTATCAAAGTACTTCGTTCTAATGTTGGACAAGTATTTGAATCCCTTGGAAATGGCTTGAGGGCAGAGCATGGAGAAGAGAATAAAGAATCTAAGTATTTGTTTGAGTTACAGGAACTATTAACCACTGTGAATCTTAATTTAag GGATGTAGAACAGGTGATAAGCAGTTTAAATCCACCACCAGGTCCATTTAATTTAGCCAGTACAACATATCTTAGCCAAGAGACAACCCAAGAAAGACAGGCGCTTTACAGTACACTTGTTAATAGCTATAAATGGGCAGACAAAGTTCACGAATATAGTAATGTTGCTCAGGCATTACTCAGCCAAAACTCCCTAAAGAGATCTTACATTCACAGCTCGAGTAGAGCGAAGAGAGGAAGATATCCAACCAGCAATCACAATGTACCTCAAAC GCAAGTGGATGCTATGATAGCAACATTGGATCGATTGTTTCCTGACATGTCGGTATCCGCAGTCCGCCCATTCACTTCAAATGCAGTGCTACATGTCACAGTAGGACAAGTCGTGAAAGGAGTGGTGGCGTTTAAAGGTTTGATGATAGAAAGAGTGATAGTCAAAGGTTATGGTGAAACGATGGATTTGTGGACAGAATCTAGGTATAAAGTCTTTCGCAAGGTAACGGAGAATGCGCATGCTGCAATGTTGCACTTCTATTCGCCTACATTGCCCGAATTAGCAGTACGGTCGTTTatg aCATGGTTTCACAgtttatataacttattttgcGGACCTTGCAAACGCTGCGGCTTGCACTTGCATAGTGCACTTCCTCCGACTTGGAGAGACTTTCGGACTTTGGATCCTTATCATCAGGAATGCAAACCATAA
- the LOC105669691 gene encoding breast cancer type 2 susceptibility protein homolog — translation MSDTSKFGKTGDCNKITDLLTIDDTEDESDELFSDDEQKKEVKYRYDVSQDASVSNQSEIPLSVLDSPNIITPTAIVPSTPLSLIPFLNKINEQWTSDLETPQAQPHINSTTSTTITETEETPKYEQHTPDISSVKSDKIISDSPVIVSKMTRRCPKRRRIFRSSISIDSLAVSNNEDNTINLGIEKLPSEDIPTVKSDKIISDSPVIVSNMTRKCPKRRRIFRSSISTDPLAVTNNDDNTINIGIEQLPSEDTSVQVGITNIATSIPCINNILEDNESNISSEIQDMSNDELEEVKNVPDNLNTSTQEFFKNASFSSIDELCFNNFDRQATGKTTTQCNQSIGNINKQSNIKENKNIGFSTAGGTSINISKQALLKAKKLLADEPDEMQTENYDSFTKRNFNEQQNKHSPSSSFINNVSNTGKEVSCNPKPPFKEQVKNDDKLHITNYKKSIMNKSPVKVDVAPVLFSTASGAFINISKEALSKAETLLMDESDKNDENILMKYCKKSSLNRNFIKQNNTVPFSIANNKTISISKKSLPKAKILFKKDTVEPETFNKVNISDNAQCDIKPSNTGFHTARGTSINISEQALSKANALFEEQLQDPLEPIVAKKILNDNNKIKIQEEKISKIGFQTAHGKPVNISGQALSKAKALFAEFDDTSTPIIAEKTSAPNKEEKTVGIKISNFGFQTARGTSMNISEEALSRAKTLFATEFDDISTPTVAEKTSGCKKEGKELETKVSNFGFETARGTSINISEEALSRAKTLFATELDDISTPTVAEKTSGCKKEDKELEAKVPNFGFQTARNTSINISEQALSRAKTLFAGELNEISTVAEKASGCKKEDKVLEAKVSNFGFQTARGTSINISEQALSKAKTLFTTEFDDISTPTVAEKASGCKEEDKELEAKVPNFGFQTARGTSINISEQALSKAKTLFTTEFDDISTPTVAEKASGCKEEDKELEAKVPNFGFQTARNTSNNISEQALSRAKTLFAGELNEISTVAEKASGCKKEDKVLEAKVPNFGFQTARNTSINISEQALSRAKTLFAGELSTLTVAEKTSAHKEEKAVEVKVSNFGFQTARGSCINISEQALSEAKSLFANQLNDPLDTDIAENIEHNNEDAKRRDLTNTHSGIETASGQPITVSSNALKERALVSSYVNENSPVVENALLQKRKRSEINSDESTPLGRSCASEMKKARLSNEFQGRKLFSNDSDVDMDNDEILNLKRHASSIASFVPGSPKRDTEEPSKSHAAGSPIIGGQPILRKTKSLGYRREKNRASKVDKTEIENVSPNEKARKNVSSKKSDDSESNVETQPATENITESSEYSDNQIMMAFIDESTKILQDRLAAALEQEKIITAKRRCGSKQSIGYLYLYKQTNSNARLSLREISNGAPPVPRSYQELIDRRIPPNILSITAATAVCYKFRCSDFYGNDMARSNVHGIQMEDNVRLIMDENGYVGIWEFLRAFLASTGVDPNLVPARWIENHYRWIVWKLASMDRMTFGSAELPRALTPSRVMAQLKYRYDREIDRSERPAIRRILEKDDVASKRMILCVSSIIENNNVSIEAGRSPHVGLPKWKIELTDGWYSISACIDAGIVKSVSTGKIKEGTKLVVSGAELLNCDQGCYPLEAPIDVCLKLHTNSTRRARWDAKLGYASRSGPIPIRLHNVCQSGGLIGKMTIIVARVYPMLYHEKTASGDSIMRNAKCEEKAQSKYEQQCWSNIETFYAKAEKDFQGKDFSCEDDAELSEDYETSSTVGSVSKKRHELLQELRQREERLKQELQSKLRESLPGPRQVSPLLKVRVCDGNANAILSVWSPGEEVVDAVKEGACVSLCNVAASGKRGNELQLTAGRCAVFKPGKMHDTSYPARMCTSLCEIADSEFAPPYAEFDTVGFVCSFGPAPYGMKDFEVAHLAHPKANSNESSYLSILFWQGIVNYGYAEILTVGSIVACSNLEWRRATSWNVPVAYCTERSTFTRNSRRNHLYESFESLRNLIKDPIEYAEECTSELNMKLQKKPTPTRCGSGKNTPIKIYNSTSSVDKKLVDASPLSTPKLGAGSSSNYITSRPSIQRRLEKLQYYDEPPELSPITFRKSKRVSLDFRSPIRISDVNKDASSTNQSKDSSNTPNKQQ, via the exons ATGAGTGATACGTCAAAGTTTGGAAAAACTGGTGATTGCAACAAAATCACGGATTTATTGACAATTGATGACACTGAAGATGAATCCGACGAACTGTTCTCAG ATGATGAACAAAAGAAAGAGGTTAAATATAGATATGATGTTTCCCAAGATGCCTCAGTATCAAATCAGTCTGAGATACCTTTGTCAGTACTTGATAGTCCCAATAtaat AACACCAACTGCTATAGTTCCATCTACGCCACTGAGTCTAATAcctttcttaaataaaataaatgaacagTGGACTAGTGATTTAGAGACACCACAAGCCCAGCCACATATAAATTCAACCACATCAACCACAATAACagaa acaGAAGAAACACCTAAATATGAACAACATACACCTGATATTTCCTCTGTTAAAAgcgacaaaattatttctgattCCCCTGTTATTGTTTCTAAAATGACAAGAAGATGCCCCAAACGGCGTCGTATATTTAGATCTTCCATATCTATAGATTCACTGGCTGTGTCTAACAATGAAGATAACACTATAAATCTAGGAATAGAAAAACTTCCTTCTGAAGATATTCCCACTGTCAAAAgcgacaaaattatttctgattCCCCTGTTATTGTCTCTAACATGACAAGAAAATGCCCCAAGCGTCGTCGTATATTTAGATCTTCCATATCTACAGATCCATTGGCTGTGACTAACAATGATgataatactataaatatagGCATAGAACAACTTCCTTCTGAAGATACTTCAGTACAAGTTGGCATTACAAATATTGCAACATCCATACCATGTATTAATAACATTCTTGAAGATAATGAGTCAAACATTTCCAGTGAAATTCAAGACATGAGTAATGACGAGTTAGAAGAAGTTAAAAATGTAcctgataatttaaatacatctacacaagaattttttaaaaatgcctCGTTCAGTAGTATAGACGAACTatgctttaataattttgatagaCAAGCAACAGGCAAGACTACCACTCAGTGCAACCAAAGtattggaaatattaataaacaaagcaatattaaggaaaataaaaatattggttttTCTACTGCTGGTGGTACTTCAATTAACATCTCAAAGCAAGCATTATTGAAGGCAAAGAAACTACTCGCAGATGAACCTGATGAAATGCAGACAGAGAATTATGATTCATTcactaaaagaaattttaatgaacagCAAAATAAACATTCACCGTCCTCTTCATTTATCAATAATGTTTCCAACACTGGAAAAGAAGTATCATGCAATCCAAAGCCACCTTTTAAAGAGCAAGTAAAAAATGATGACAAGTTACATATCacaaactataaaaaatcaattatgaATAAGAGTCCTGTTAAAGTCGATGTAGCTcctgttttattttcaactgCTAGTGGTGCTTTCATCAACATCTCAAAAGAAGCATTGTCCAAAGCAGAAACGTTATTAATGGATGAATCAGACAAGaatgatgaaaatatattaatgaaatattgtaaaaaatcgtctttaaatagaaatttcataaaacaaaataacacaGTGCCATTTTCTATagctaataataaaactattagtATTTCGAAAAAATCACTGCctaaagcaaaaatattatttaaaaaagatactgTTGAACCTGAgacttttaataaagttaatatttctgataatGCGCAATGTGATATAAAACCTTCGAATACTGGTTTTCACACTGCTCGAGGAACATCCATCAATATTTCTGAGCAAGCATTATCTAAAGCAAACGCATTATTTGAAGAACAATTGCAGGATCCATTAGAACCAATTGTtgcaaagaaaattcttaacgataacaataagataaaaatacaagaagaaaaaatttcaaaaattggaTTTCAAACAGCTCATGGTAAACCCGTCAATATTTCAGGACAAGCATTGTCCAAAGCAAAAGCATTATTTGCAGAATTTGATGATACATCGACGCCAATCATCGCTGAGAAAACCAGCGCACCTAATAAAGAAGAGAAAACAgtaggaataaaaatttcaaattttggaTTTCAAACTGCTCGTGGTACATCTATGAATATCTCGGAAGAAGCTTTATCCAGGGcaaaaacattatttgcaaCAGAATTTGATGATATATCAACACCAACTGTCGCAGAGAAAACCAGCGGCTGTAAAAAAGAAGGCAAAGAACTAGAAAcaaaagtttcaaattttgGATTTGAAACTGCTCGTGGTACATCTATTAATATCTCGGAAGAAGCTTTATCCAGGGcaaaaacattatttgcaaCAGAACTTGATGATATATCAACACCAACTGTCGCAGAGAAAACTAGTGGCTGTAAAAAAGAAGACAAAGAACTAGAAGCAAAAGTTCCAAATTTTGGATTTCAAACTGCTCGTAATACATCAATTAATATCTCGGAACAAGCTTTATCCAGAGcaaaaacattatttgcaGGAGAACTTAATGAAATATCAACTGTCGCAGAGAAAGCCAGTGGTTGTAAAAAAGAGGACAAAGTACTAGAAGcaaaagtttcaaattttgGATTTCAAACTGCTCGTGGTACATCTATTAATATCTCGGAACAAGCCTTATCCAAGGCAAAGACATTATTTACAACAGAATTTGATGATATATCAACACCAACTGTCGCAGAGAAAGCCAGTGGCTGTAAAGAAGAAGACAAAGAACTAGAAGCAAAAGTTCCAAATTTTGGATTTCAAACTGCTCGTGGTACATCTATTAATATCTCGGAACAAGCCTTATCCAAGGCAAAGACATTATTTACAACAGAATTTGATGATATATCAACACCAACTGTCGCAGAGAAAGCCAGTGGCTGTAAAGAAGAAGACAAAGAACTAGAAGCAAAAGTTCCAAATTTTGGATTTCAAACTGCTCGTAATACATCAAATAATATCTCGGAACAAGCTTTATCCAGAGcaaaaacattatttgcaGGAGAACTTAATGAAATATCAACTGTCGCAGAGAAAGCCAGCGGCTGTAAAAAAGAAGACAAAGTACTAGAAGCAAAAGTTCCAAATTTTGGATTTCAAACTGCTCGTAATACATCCATTAATATTTCGGAACAAGCTTTATCCAGAGCAAAAACATTATTCGCAGGAGAACTGTCGACGCTTACCGTTGCAGAGAAAACCAGTGCacataaagaagaaaaagcagTAGAAgtaaaagtttcaaatttcGGATTTCAGACTGCTCGCGGTTCATGTATCAATATTTCAGAACAGGCTTTATCTGAGGCAAAGTCATTATTTGCGAATCAGTTAAATGATCCCCTGGATACAGATATTGCAGAGAATATTGAACATAATAACGAAGATGCAAAAAGACGCGATTTAACAAATACACACAGTGGAATTGAAACGGCAAGCGGTCAACCGATTACAGTTTCGAGTAATGCATTGAAAGAACGAGCATTAGTTTCTAGCTATGTAAATGAGAATAGTCCTGTTGTGgaaaatgcattattgcaaaaacgCAAACGTAGCGAGATTAATTCGGATGAGAGCACACCCCTGGGCAGAAGCTGCGCTTCCGAAATGAAAAAGGCTCGTCTCAGCAACGAATTTCAGGGTAGAAAACTATTTTCCAACGATTCAGATGTCGACATGGACAATGACGAAATCTTAAATTTGAAAAGACACGCAAGTTCTATCGCGAGTTTTGTTCCGGGATCGCCTAAAAGAGATACTGAAGAACCGAGCAAATCGCATGCAGCAGGCAGCCCTATTATAGGAGGACAGCCTATTTTGAGAAAGACGAAGAGTTTAGGGTATCGAAGAGAGAAGAATAGAGCATCGAAAGTAGACAAAACAGAAATAGAGAATGTATCACCAAACGAGAAGGCGCGAAAAAACGTATCTTCTAAGAAGAGCGACGATAGCGAATCAAACGTCGAGACGCAGCCAGCAACAGAAAATATTACCGAATCGAGCGAATATAGCGACAATCAGATAATGATGGCCTTTATTGATGAATCGACAAAGATATTGCAAGATCGTCTGGCGGCTGCGCTGGAGCAGGAGAAAATAATTACCGCGAAGAGGAGATGCGGATCGAAGCAATCGATAGGCTATCTGTATCTCTATAAACAAACCAATTCTAACGCTCGTTTATCCTTGAGAGAAATCAGCAACGGCGCACCGCCCGTGCCGCGTTCTTATCAGGAGCTTATCGATCGACGAATACCGccgaatattttatcgatcaCCGCCGCGACCGCGGTGTGCTATAAATTTCGGTGCTCTGATTTTTACGGGAACGACATGGCGCGGAGTAACGTACACGGAATACAGATGGAGGACAACGTGCGTCTAATCATGGATGAGAACGGTTACGTGGGAATCTGGGAGTTCCTCCGCGCTTTTTTAGCTAGCACGGGCGTCGATCCGAATCTCGTTCCCGCACGCTGGATCGAGAATCATTACCGCTGGATCGTATGGAAATTAGCATCGATGGATAGAATGACATTCGGTTCCGCCGAATTACCTAG GGCGTTGACACCCTCGCGTGTAATGGCGCAATTAAAGTACCGGTATGATCGGGAAATTGACCGGTCTGAGCGACCGGCTATAAGACGTATCCTGGAAAAGGATGACGTTGCGTCTAAGAGAATGATCCTATGCGTGTCGTCCATAATAGAA AACAATAACGTAAGTATAGAAGCGGGGAGGAGTCCGCACGTAGGGCTGccaaaatggaaaatagaaTTAACTGATGGCTGGTACAGCATATCCGCCTGCATCGATGCCGGTATAGTAAAGAGCGTATCGACCGGCAAAATAAAAGAGGGCACGAAATTGGTCGTGTCCGGCGCGGAATTACTGAACTGCGATCAAGGTTGCTATCCACTCGAG GCACCGATTGACGTATGCTTGAAATTGCATACAAATTCAACCAGGCGCGCACGATGGGACGCGAAATTGGGATACGCGTCGCGTTCGGGACCGATACCCATCAGGCTGCATAACGTATGCCAGAGCGGCGGTCTAATCGGCAAAATGACAATTATCGTCGCCCGAGTGTATCCGATGTTGTATCACGAGAAAACCGCATCCGGAGATTCGA TTATGAGGAACGCTAAGTGCGAGGAGAAAGCACAAAGCAAATACGAGCAACAATGCTGGTCCAACATAGAGACGTTCTACGCTAAAGCGGAGAAGGACTTTCAaggaaaagatttttcttgcGAGGATGATGCTGAGTTGAGCGAAGATTACGAAACTTCGTCTACGGTG gGATCCGTCTCTAAGAAGCGACATGAGTTGCTGCAAGAGTTACGTCAGAGGGAAGAAAGATTGAAACAGGAGTTGCAGTCAAAATTGCGAGAAAGTTTGCCGGGACCGCGACAAGTTTCCCCGCTGCTCAAAGTTCGCGTATGCGACGGGAACGCGAACGCTATTCTTTCGGTCTGGTCGCCCGGCGAGGAAGTCGTCGACGCCGTCAAAGAAGGCGCTTGTGTCTCGCTTTGTAACGTCGCGGCTTCCGGAAAGag AGGAAACGAATTGCAACTCACCGCAGGCCGATGTGCAGTTTTTAAACCGGGAAAAATGCACGATACGTCCTATCCTGCTAGAATGTGCACATCGCTTTGCGAAATCGCAGATTCTGAATTTGCTCCACCCTACGCAGAATTCGACACGGTCGGTTTTGTTTGTTCCTTTGGTCCTGCTCCTTAC GGTATGAAAGATTTCGAGGTTGCGCATTTGGCGCATCCGAAAGCGAACTCGAACGAATCTTCATATCTTTCGATACTGTTTTGGCAAGGAATAGTCAATTATGGTTACGCAGAAATTCTGACTGTCGGTTCTATCGTGGCATGTAGTAATTTAGAATGGCGAAGGGCAACTTCATGGAATGTTCCAGTGGCATATTGCACGGAGAGAAGTACTTTTACGCGCAATTCACGTCGAAATCATTTGTACGAATCTTTTGAAAGTCTGCGAAATCTGATCAAG gaTCCAATTGAGTACGCTGAAGAGTGCACCTCCGAGCTTAACatgaaattgcaaaagaaaCCGACGCCGACGCGCTGCGGGTCGGGTAAAAATACTccgattaaaatatacaattcgaCGTCAAGCGTCGACAAAAAATTGGTGGACGCATCGCCGCTGTCGACACCGAAATTGGGAGCAGGCAGCAGTTCGAATTATATCACTTCTAGACCCTCGATTCAAAGACGACTCGAGAAACTTCAATACTACGACGAACCACCCGAACTATCTCCCATCACATTTAGAAAATCTAAAAGAGTTTCTTTAGATTTTCGATCGCCTATTCGCATTTCGGACGTAAACAAGGACGCATCAAGTACTAATCAATCTAAAGATTCATCTAATACGCCAAACAAGCAACAATGA